The following are encoded in a window of Sphaerisporangium siamense genomic DNA:
- a CDS encoding FAD-dependent oxidoreductase produces the protein MSPAHETPDLYGAYPRLGPAEMALLAACGTRHPTLPGEVLIREGERWPAFYVVLDGTVAVVEPSGDEERVHGVHGPGRFLGGLGLLTGQAGGLRAVVRDPGAVLSVPVADLRGVVDDHPGIGDVILRAYLIRRGVLAELEAGLRIMGSRHSPGSRRLREFAARNRLPHKWIDLEDDKEAGQLLDHLGFTPADVPVVILRGEKVLRAPGNAELARAGGMPAPLAREMVGDLVVVGAGPAGLAAAVYAASEGLSTVVVDAVAAGGLAAASALIGNHFGFPAGISGGELAERAAVQARKAGAEFTVPAKAVSLDRHERHYVICLEDGRSVSAHTVVVATGTRYRRLEVPGAAGFEGAGVHYAATPAEARLCMRAPVVVVGGGNDAGQAAIYLARHAARVRLLVRAGDLGRSMSRYLADELRRDPGVRILLNTEVRELVGDAGGELRAVVAEDTRTGERREIEAAAVFVLIGAEPQTRWLSGEVALDERGFVLTGPDVARLPASGTAARAPGEPWHESGRPFPLETSVMGVFAAGDVRAGSVKRVSSATGEGSMAVHLIHEHLKTTGHPPA, from the coding sequence ATGAGCCCGGCACACGAGACGCCCGACCTGTACGGGGCGTATCCGCGGCTCGGCCCCGCGGAGATGGCGCTTCTGGCCGCGTGCGGCACCCGGCACCCCACGCTGCCCGGCGAGGTGCTCATCCGCGAGGGCGAACGGTGGCCCGCCTTCTACGTCGTCCTCGACGGCACGGTGGCCGTGGTCGAGCCGTCCGGCGACGAGGAGCGCGTGCACGGCGTACACGGCCCCGGCCGCTTCCTCGGCGGGCTCGGCCTGCTCACCGGGCAGGCCGGAGGGCTGCGCGCCGTCGTGCGCGACCCGGGCGCGGTGCTGTCGGTGCCCGTCGCGGACCTGCGGGGGGTGGTGGACGACCACCCCGGCATCGGCGACGTGATCCTGCGGGCGTACCTGATCCGGCGCGGCGTCCTCGCCGAGCTGGAGGCGGGCCTGCGCATCATGGGCTCACGCCACTCGCCGGGGTCGCGGCGGCTGCGCGAGTTCGCGGCGCGCAACCGGCTCCCGCACAAGTGGATCGACCTGGAGGACGACAAGGAGGCCGGGCAACTCCTCGACCACCTCGGCTTCACGCCCGCGGACGTGCCGGTGGTCATCCTGCGCGGCGAGAAGGTGCTGCGCGCGCCGGGCAACGCCGAGCTGGCGCGGGCGGGCGGGATGCCCGCGCCGCTGGCCAGGGAGATGGTCGGCGACCTCGTCGTGGTCGGTGCGGGCCCCGCCGGGCTGGCCGCCGCCGTCTACGCCGCCTCCGAGGGCCTGTCGACGGTCGTGGTCGACGCCGTCGCCGCGGGCGGCCTGGCCGCGGCCTCCGCGCTGATCGGGAACCACTTCGGGTTCCCCGCCGGGATCTCCGGCGGCGAGCTGGCCGAGCGCGCGGCCGTACAGGCTCGGAAGGCCGGCGCCGAGTTCACCGTGCCCGCCAAGGCCGTGTCCCTCGACCGCCACGAGAGGCACTACGTGATCTGTCTGGAGGACGGCAGGTCCGTCAGCGCGCACACGGTCGTCGTCGCCACCGGCACCCGGTACCGCAGGCTGGAGGTGCCCGGCGCGGCCGGGTTCGAGGGGGCGGGCGTCCACTACGCGGCCACCCCCGCGGAGGCGAGGCTCTGCATGCGCGCGCCGGTGGTCGTCGTCGGCGGGGGCAACGACGCCGGGCAGGCGGCGATCTATCTGGCCCGGCACGCGGCCCGCGTACGGCTCCTGGTCCGCGCGGGCGACCTCGGCAGGAGCATGTCCCGGTACCTGGCGGACGAGCTGCGGCGCGACCCCGGCGTGCGGATCCTCCTCAACACCGAGGTCAGGGAGCTGGTCGGCGACGCCGGAGGGGAACTGCGGGCCGTCGTCGCCGAGGACACGCGCACGGGGGAGCGCCGCGAGATCGAGGCCGCGGCGGTGTTCGTCCTGATCGGCGCCGAGCCCCAGACCCGGTGGCTGTCCGGCGAGGTCGCCCTGGACGAGCGGGGCTTCGTCCTCACCGGTCCCGACGTGGCCCGCCTCCCGGCGTCCGGGACGGCCGCCCGCGCGCCCGGCGAACCCTGGCACGAGAGCGGCCGTCCCTTCCCCTTGGAGACCAGCGTGATGGGCGTGTTCGCGGCCGGCGACGTGCGCGCGGGCTCGGTCAAGCGGGTCTCGTCGGCCACGGGCGAAGGGTCCATGGCCGTCCACCTGATCCACGAACACCTGAAGACGACCGGCCACCCCCCGGCCTGA